A single window of Pontibacillus chungwhensis DNA harbors:
- a CDS encoding LLM class flavin-dependent oxidoreductase, protein MSDNNQTNILQSIPFSVLDLAPIREDGGPADSFKRTVDLAQHTESLGYNRYWLAEHHNMPFIASSATSVLIGHVASQTSTIKVGSGGVMLPNHAPLVIAEQFGTLESLFPGRIDLGLGRAPGTDQLTAHALRRGGQSGPHDFPDQLEELRSYFDPSRGPANPHVRAYPGEGLDIPIWLLGSSGYSAQLAGEEGLPFAFASHFSPRDTVPALDLYKRTFTPSDSLSKPHAMVGVNVIAAETDEEAERLATTLQQQFLNLIRKNESPLPPPVDSMEGIWTEREKQALKQQLGSSIIGSKETVKHQLESFIEKTGADEVMVISQIYDHEARRHSYELVAELFKGE, encoded by the coding sequence ATGAGTGATAACAATCAAACGAATATACTTCAGTCGATCCCTTTCTCCGTGTTGGATTTAGCTCCTATACGAGAAGATGGCGGTCCGGCTGATTCTTTTAAGAGAACTGTAGATCTGGCTCAGCATACGGAGAGCCTTGGATATAACCGCTACTGGCTAGCGGAGCATCATAATATGCCTTTTATCGCAAGTTCTGCTACTTCAGTCTTAATTGGACACGTGGCTTCACAAACGTCTACGATCAAAGTGGGATCAGGAGGAGTCATGCTTCCGAACCATGCGCCACTAGTCATCGCTGAACAGTTTGGAACACTGGAATCCTTATTCCCTGGGCGTATTGATTTAGGGCTTGGTCGTGCGCCTGGTACTGACCAGTTGACAGCGCACGCGTTAAGGCGTGGAGGTCAGAGCGGTCCCCATGACTTCCCTGATCAACTTGAAGAGCTCAGAAGCTACTTTGATCCTTCACGTGGTCCAGCCAATCCACATGTACGTGCTTACCCTGGTGAAGGATTAGATATACCGATTTGGTTGCTGGGCTCAAGTGGATATAGTGCTCAATTGGCAGGAGAAGAGGGGCTACCGTTTGCGTTTGCCAGTCACTTCTCTCCTCGAGACACTGTTCCGGCACTTGATTTATACAAGCGAACATTTACGCCATCTGATTCTTTATCAAAACCTCATGCAATGGTGGGAGTAAATGTGATTGCTGCAGAAACGGATGAAGAAGCGGAGCGATTAGCTACGACCCTCCAACAGCAGTTCTTAAACTTGATAAGGAAGAATGAATCACCTTTACCGCCACCTGTTGATTCTATGGAAGGGATCTGGACAGAACGGGAGAAGCAAGCCTTAAAACAGCAATTAGGTTCTTCCATTATTGGTAGTAAAGAAACCGTGAAACATCAGCTAGAATCCTTTATTGAAAAAACAGGCGCTGATGAAGTGATGGTCATCTCCCAAATTTATGACCATGAAGCTCGTCGTCACTCTTATGAACTCGTAGCTGAACTGTTTAAAGGAGAATAG
- a CDS encoding TetR/AcrR family transcriptional regulator, with amino-acid sequence MSNDRKQQIIQAANQSFATFGYKATTMDHVAKAANVGKGTIYNFFKNKEQLFQEIISNLLSEMKTQAESVIDDQKPLKENVHLALYELLQYRRSHQLTIQMVQEAKEMGTAAVQEALANVEGLITAYLREKIEQAIERGDIRSCNPEMTAFMMFKLYTAFIIDWEERHQPLEKEDIMHLFDEYVFKGLSPS; translated from the coding sequence ATGTCCAACGACAGAAAACAACAAATCATTCAAGCGGCTAATCAATCGTTCGCCACATTCGGGTATAAAGCAACGACAATGGATCATGTTGCAAAAGCAGCTAATGTGGGAAAAGGAACGATTTATAACTTTTTCAAAAACAAAGAACAACTTTTCCAGGAAATCATCTCTAACCTCTTGTCAGAGATGAAAACACAAGCAGAGTCCGTCATTGATGATCAGAAGCCATTGAAGGAGAATGTCCATCTAGCTTTATACGAGCTCCTTCAATATCGGCGCAGCCATCAACTAACCATTCAGATGGTACAAGAAGCCAAAGAAATGGGGACTGCTGCGGTTCAGGAAGCTCTTGCTAATGTTGAAGGGTTAATCACTGCTTATCTTCGCGAAAAGATTGAACAAGCAATTGAACGGGGAGATATCCGATCTTGCAACCCAGAAATGACGGCCTTTATGATGTTCAAACTCTATACAGCATTTATCATAGACTGGGAAGAACGTCATCAACCACTCGAAAAAGAAGACATCATGCATTTGTTTGATGAATATGTATTTAAAGGGTTATCACCATCTTGA
- a CDS encoding YhgE/Pip domain-containing protein — protein MNGFKLWLSELKHIGSNKKVLIPFIAVLMIPLIYSGMFLWAFWNPYGSMDQLPVAIVNSDEGAEFNDEPLTVGKEFVDNLEDSGDFKYEVVSKEEGYDGLSNHEYYMLVEIPENFSSSATTILDENPEKLQLKYVPNEGFNFLSAQIGESATEQMKAKLADEMSETYANAMFAQFNELKTGLADASTKAGDLNNGAKDLDSGAKELKEKLRTFSDKQLQFTDGTQELRQGTSEVATGANELNQGLSALQNGYGQIVSGANSSKDGAIQLRNGLSQSKDGAAQLEQGLAQLVQQSGGLEQSSQELSNSLKSLNGGAQQVNQSAATLSEKVGGLKEGLAPVIAQMPEEQQQKILAQLEQLNQGAKQLSGATSQLATGSQQVVEKTASLPNQMASLSEAHSKLQQGATALSAGQNELYNGASALVQGQEKFAAGVQTFNDKLTSANTGAAQLADGAAQVNQGANELFNGSSQLADGSQKLAKGANDLSSGTNELTSGTSEFESNLSEASSKAQDVQTSMKTEEMLAKPVDLDKNSVNEVPNYGTGFTPYFLSLGLFVGALIITIVYPVREPSAAPRNAFSWFFAKFGVLVSAGLIQAVIAASVILYGLGLEVESVPYFYLFSILTSLTFMAMIQVLVTTLGDPGRFIAILILIMQLTTSAGTFPLELIPEPLQIFNPVLPMTYSVEGLKAVISEGDYSLMWQDSSILAIFLLGSVIITIGYFIVAMRKRRLTSVDDAA, from the coding sequence ATGAATGGTTTTAAATTATGGCTATCCGAATTAAAACACATCGGTAGCAACAAAAAAGTACTTATACCATTTATTGCGGTATTAATGATTCCGCTTATTTATAGTGGAATGTTCTTATGGGCGTTCTGGAATCCATATGGCAGTATGGATCAACTTCCAGTCGCTATTGTCAACTCAGACGAAGGGGCCGAATTTAACGATGAACCCCTTACAGTCGGAAAAGAATTTGTTGATAATTTAGAGGATAGCGGAGACTTCAAATATGAAGTGGTTTCTAAGGAAGAAGGTTACGATGGATTAAGCAATCATGAGTATTATATGCTTGTCGAAATTCCGGAAAACTTCTCATCTTCCGCTACCACGATCTTAGACGAGAATCCAGAGAAACTTCAGTTAAAATATGTACCAAACGAAGGATTTAACTTCCTCTCTGCTCAAATTGGTGAGTCAGCAACAGAGCAAATGAAAGCAAAGTTAGCTGATGAGATGTCTGAAACGTATGCCAATGCGATGTTCGCGCAATTTAATGAATTGAAAACAGGTCTTGCCGATGCTAGTACAAAAGCAGGTGATTTGAATAACGGTGCCAAAGACCTTGACTCTGGAGCTAAAGAATTAAAGGAAAAACTAAGAACGTTCTCCGATAAACAACTTCAATTTACAGATGGAACGCAAGAATTGCGCCAAGGTACTTCTGAAGTAGCTACAGGAGCCAATGAACTTAACCAAGGACTTTCAGCTCTTCAAAACGGATATGGACAAATCGTTTCAGGGGCCAATTCATCAAAAGATGGAGCCATTCAATTACGAAACGGACTATCCCAATCTAAAGATGGAGCTGCTCAACTCGAACAAGGGTTAGCACAACTCGTTCAACAATCAGGTGGATTAGAACAGTCATCTCAGGAACTCTCAAATTCTCTAAAAAGCCTGAATGGCGGTGCTCAGCAGGTAAACCAATCAGCTGCTACCCTATCTGAAAAAGTAGGGGGGCTAAAAGAAGGATTGGCACCCGTGATTGCACAAATGCCTGAAGAACAACAACAGAAAATTCTAGCGCAACTTGAACAATTAAACCAAGGTGCCAAGCAGCTATCAGGGGCCACGAGCCAGCTAGCTACCGGTTCACAGCAAGTGGTCGAAAAAACAGCTTCTCTTCCGAACCAGATGGCCTCTCTTTCAGAAGCTCACTCCAAGCTTCAACAAGGGGCAACTGCTCTCTCTGCAGGTCAGAACGAATTATATAACGGTGCTTCTGCACTCGTTCAAGGACAAGAGAAGTTTGCAGCAGGCGTCCAAACGTTTAATGATAAATTGACTAGCGCTAACACAGGTGCTGCTCAATTAGCTGATGGTGCTGCTCAAGTAAACCAGGGAGCAAACGAACTCTTTAACGGCTCATCTCAGTTAGCTGACGGGTCTCAAAAGCTTGCAAAAGGCGCTAATGACCTTTCTTCAGGAACAAATGAGTTAACTTCAGGCACAAGCGAGTTCGAAAGCAACCTCTCAGAAGCTAGCTCAAAAGCACAAGACGTCCAAACGAGCATGAAAACTGAAGAGATGCTTGCCAAACCAGTAGATTTAGATAAGAATAGCGTTAATGAAGTCCCTAACTACGGAACTGGATTTACTCCATATTTCTTATCTCTTGGACTATTTGTAGGTGCGCTAATCATTACAATCGTTTACCCAGTCAGAGAACCTTCCGCTGCACCACGAAATGCATTCAGCTGGTTCTTTGCTAAATTTGGTGTACTCGTGAGTGCTGGACTTATTCAAGCGGTCATTGCCGCTAGTGTGATCTTGTATGGGTTAGGGTTAGAAGTAGAAAGTGTTCCTTACTTCTACTTGTTTAGTATATTAACTAGCCTAACGTTCATGGCCATGATTCAAGTCCTTGTTACAACCCTTGGAGACCCAGGTCGTTTTATCGCGATTTTAATTTTAATCATGCAATTAACAACAAGCGCTGGAACATTCCCATTAGAATTAATTCCAGAGCCACTACAGATCTTTAACCCAGTTCTACCAATGACATACTCTGTAGAAGGGTTGAAAGCCGTCATTTCTGAAGGTGATTACAGTCTAATGTGGCAAGATAGTAGCATATTAGCTATCTTCTTACTAGGATCTGTGATTATAACAATTGGCTACTTTATTGTAGCAATGAGAAAAAGACGATTAACTAGTGTAGATGACGCTGCTTAA
- a CDS encoding iron-containing alcohol dehydrogenase, giving the protein MNRFTIPRDIYFGEGALETLESLDGKKAILVIGGGSVKENGNLDKIESHLAKANIETKVIEGITEEPSTNLVQEHLGTLNDFEPDWIIGIGGGSPMDAAKAMWIFYERPNLSFKDAMEPFNLPGLRTKAKFIGIPTTSGTASEISNLSVITDSETGVKHPLADFELTPDLAVIDPVMVESMPQKVIAYSGMDAVTHSIEAYVAKPRTTFTDSLAIEAAEILNEHLLSSYKGNQDSREKVHYAQAMAGMAFANAVLGNVHSMAHKSGPTFEVPHGCANGIYLPYVIQFNRSVVGDRFAKMAKRLELQGDTQEQLVDSLIEWVRELNREMGVPNTLKEFGVSEDLFKEHVDQMAKNAMDDPCTGTNPRETSEEEMKKLFESAYYGKDVTF; this is encoded by the coding sequence ATGAATCGTTTTACAATTCCAAGAGATATTTACTTCGGAGAAGGGGCGTTAGAGACGCTCGAATCCTTAGATGGGAAGAAAGCTATCCTTGTAATCGGTGGTGGATCGGTTAAGGAGAATGGAAACTTAGATAAAATTGAAAGCCATCTGGCTAAGGCTAATATAGAAACGAAAGTGATTGAGGGCATCACAGAAGAGCCTTCGACTAATTTAGTTCAAGAGCATCTTGGCACGCTAAATGATTTTGAACCTGATTGGATTATCGGCATTGGTGGTGGCTCCCCAATGGACGCTGCTAAGGCAATGTGGATTTTCTATGAACGCCCGAATCTTTCATTTAAAGATGCAATGGAACCATTTAACTTGCCAGGTCTTCGCACAAAAGCGAAATTTATTGGCATTCCAACAACAAGTGGTACGGCATCTGAAATTTCAAACTTATCCGTTATTACGGATTCAGAAACAGGGGTTAAACACCCGTTAGCTGACTTTGAATTAACTCCAGACTTAGCTGTTATCGATCCCGTTATGGTCGAATCGATGCCGCAAAAAGTGATTGCTTATAGTGGTATGGATGCTGTAACACACAGTATTGAAGCTTATGTGGCTAAACCACGTACGACGTTTACGGATTCTCTGGCTATTGAAGCTGCTGAAATCCTAAATGAACATCTGCTTAGTTCCTATAAAGGCAACCAAGATTCGAGAGAAAAAGTTCACTATGCTCAAGCAATGGCTGGTATGGCATTTGCGAATGCAGTGCTAGGTAATGTGCATAGCATGGCGCATAAGAGTGGACCAACATTTGAAGTGCCACACGGCTGTGCGAACGGTATTTACCTTCCGTATGTGATTCAATTTAACCGCAGTGTCGTAGGAGATCGTTTTGCTAAAATGGCAAAACGTCTTGAGTTACAAGGCGATACACAAGAGCAGCTTGTGGATTCCTTGATTGAATGGGTTCGTGAATTAAACCGTGAAATGGGTGTACCGAACACACTTAAAGAATTTGGCGTTTCAGAAGATCTGTTTAAAGAACATGTGGATCAAATGGCGAAAAACGCGATGGATGATCCTTGTACGGGTACAAATCCACGCGAGACTTCTGAAGAAGAAATGAAGAAGCTATTTGAATCAGCTTATTATGGGAAAGATGTAACATTCTAA
- the menC gene encoding o-succinylbenzoate synthase, producing the protein MNLASVKLYRYTMELVTPFTTHAGTVKEREGILVEAMDADGCSGWGEGVAFSTPFYTAETVETCWVMLRDHFLPVLEEGKVQHPSELPELLKKEKGHQMAKAALEGALWDLYAKQNNQSFPSLIGGTQPSIPVGVVISLSENLNELVPLYESLGYKRIKVKVRKGHEREDIEAVKGLSSDLSIMFDGNGAYEEEDLDHLASLDDLGLLMIEQPFAAGDFYLHRELQGRMNTPICLDESIESYHDAYQAIQFGSCKTINIKISRVGGLTEAMKIYNLCESSGVDAWCGGMLETGISRAHNLAFASLPGMTIPGDLSASKRYWHEDVIIPEVELQNGQVEVPHDKAGIGFEINQRRIEQITEHTFTYHFKEHSS; encoded by the coding sequence ATGAACCTCGCTTCTGTGAAACTTTATCGGTACACAATGGAACTTGTAACACCTTTTACGACACATGCAGGAACCGTGAAAGAACGAGAAGGCATCCTAGTCGAAGCAATGGATGCTGATGGGTGTTCAGGCTGGGGAGAGGGGGTTGCGTTTTCGACTCCTTTTTATACAGCTGAAACGGTAGAAACGTGTTGGGTGATGTTGAGGGATCATTTTCTTCCTGTACTGGAAGAAGGAAAGGTCCAACATCCCTCTGAGCTACCGGAACTTTTGAAGAAAGAAAAAGGCCATCAAATGGCAAAAGCAGCCCTTGAAGGGGCTCTTTGGGATTTGTATGCTAAACAAAATAACCAATCCTTTCCTTCTCTTATTGGTGGAACACAACCTTCTATCCCTGTGGGTGTCGTGATAAGCTTATCCGAGAATCTGAATGAACTCGTCCCTCTATATGAATCACTAGGTTATAAGCGAATAAAAGTGAAGGTGCGAAAGGGGCATGAGCGTGAAGATATCGAAGCGGTTAAGGGTCTTTCCTCAGACCTCTCTATTATGTTTGATGGAAATGGAGCCTACGAAGAAGAGGACTTAGATCACCTGGCTTCATTAGACGACCTCGGGCTTCTGATGATCGAACAGCCTTTCGCCGCTGGTGATTTCTATTTACACCGAGAACTACAAGGACGTATGAATACGCCGATTTGCTTAGATGAAAGTATAGAAAGCTATCATGATGCCTACCAGGCTATTCAATTTGGTAGTTGTAAAACGATCAATATTAAGATTAGTCGTGTAGGTGGGCTTACGGAGGCTATGAAGATTTATAACCTATGCGAATCATCTGGAGTAGATGCGTGGTGTGGAGGGATGCTTGAAACTGGAATTTCTAGAGCTCATAACCTTGCATTTGCCTCCCTCCCTGGCATGACCATTCCGGGAGATTTATCTGCTTCTAAGCGTTATTGGCATGAAGACGTAATCATCCCAGAAGTCGAGTTACAAAACGGTCAGGTAGAAGTCCCACATGATAAGGCCGGGATTGGTTTTGAAATTAACCAGAGACGCATCGAACAAATTACAGAACACACATTTACCTATCACTTTAAAGAGCATTCGTCCTAA
- a CDS encoding o-succinylbenzoate--CoA ligase has protein sequence MSEQTMPNWLDQRAFLTPERTALVTDEESLTFAELQHRAKDRASRLSTLGIHKGDHIAVYAKSSVEMVQIVHALSYLGVVGVLLNTRLTIDELVFQVTDAGCVYVVGEDGFKDTLHELTQKTDIPSLSFGELMSSEARSVDFLKEVTMEDPYTILYTSGTTGSPKGVLLSYSNHWWSAVSSALNLGITEKDQWLAALPLFHVGGLSILMKSVIYGMPVHLHTSFDVEKVHDAIMNKGVTTVSVVTVMLDGLMDRLGTERYPDEFRGMLLGGGPAPEPLLYKAKEKSVPVFQSYGMTETSSQIVTLSPDYALNKIGSAGKPLFPAQLSIEVDGKRAASDEIGEIVVKGPMVTKGYYRRPETNEDTIQKEWLRTGDLGYVDEDGFLYVVDRRKDLIISGGENIYPAEIEGVLSGMDQVKEVGVVGKEDQKWGSVPVAFIVRREGTSLTKEDVLTFCNDRLASYKQPKELYFVDHLPRNATNKLLRRELANWLKQRRNVQ, from the coding sequence ATGAGCGAACAAACAATGCCCAATTGGTTAGATCAACGTGCATTTTTAACACCTGAGCGCACGGCTCTTGTGACGGATGAAGAGAGCTTGACGTTTGCTGAGCTTCAGCATCGAGCAAAGGATAGGGCTTCTCGATTATCCACTCTTGGAATCCATAAGGGAGATCATATTGCAGTTTATGCGAAGAGCTCTGTTGAAATGGTTCAGATCGTGCACGCACTCTCCTATTTGGGAGTTGTTGGGGTGTTATTAAATACCCGTTTAACCATTGATGAGCTAGTCTTTCAGGTTACGGATGCAGGGTGTGTGTATGTAGTGGGGGAAGACGGATTTAAAGATACGCTCCATGAACTTACACAAAAAACAGACATTCCTTCTCTTTCCTTTGGAGAGCTGATGAGTTCTGAAGCTCGTTCTGTTGATTTTCTGAAAGAGGTCACAATGGAAGATCCTTACACAATTTTATATACGTCTGGCACAACCGGTTCTCCCAAAGGGGTTCTCTTATCCTATAGTAATCACTGGTGGAGTGCAGTGAGTTCTGCATTGAACCTTGGCATTACGGAAAAAGACCAATGGCTGGCTGCTTTACCCCTTTTCCATGTAGGAGGACTATCAATCCTTATGAAAAGTGTTATTTATGGCATGCCTGTCCACCTCCATACTTCCTTTGATGTCGAGAAGGTCCATGATGCCATTATGAATAAAGGCGTTACGACGGTATCAGTCGTAACGGTTATGCTAGATGGTCTGATGGACCGACTGGGTACTGAACGGTATCCTGATGAATTTCGTGGGATGCTCTTAGGGGGCGGTCCTGCACCTGAACCATTATTATATAAAGCAAAAGAGAAATCTGTTCCCGTGTTCCAATCGTATGGAATGACGGAAACATCTTCACAAATTGTAACGCTAAGTCCGGACTATGCATTAAACAAAATCGGATCGGCAGGGAAACCCTTATTCCCAGCGCAACTTTCAATTGAAGTAGACGGGAAACGAGCAGCTTCTGATGAAATAGGAGAAATCGTTGTTAAAGGCCCGATGGTGACGAAGGGCTACTATCGAAGACCCGAAACGAATGAAGACACCATCCAAAAAGAATGGCTACGAACAGGAGATCTTGGCTATGTCGATGAAGATGGCTTCTTATATGTAGTGGACCGCCGGAAGGATTTAATTATTTCAGGTGGTGAAAATATTTACCCAGCGGAGATTGAAGGGGTTTTAAGCGGAATGGATCAAGTAAAAGAAGTGGGTGTGGTTGGTAAAGAAGATCAAAAATGGGGGAGTGTGCCCGTAGCTTTTATTGTCAGAAGGGAAGGCACGTCTCTAACAAAAGAAGATGTTCTAACCTTTTGTAACGATCGTCTTGCTTCTTATAAACAACCAAAAGAACTCTACTTCGTCGATCATTTACCGCGTAATGCCACCAATAAGTTGTTACGCAGAGAACTGGCTAACTGGCTGAAACAGAGGAGAAATGTTCAATGA
- the menB gene encoding 1,4-dihydroxy-2-naphthoyl-CoA synthase, producing the protein MSAVEWINERHYDDILYQTNDGIAKITINRPEVRNAFRPHTVKELLDAFSYARDDSKIGVIVLAGAGDDAFCAGGDQKVRGHGGYVGDDEVPRLNVLDLQRLIRVIPKPVVAMVSGYAIGGGHVLHVVCDLTIAADNAIFGQTGPKVGSFDAGYGAGLLARMVGHKKAREIWYLCRQYSAKEAEDMGMVNTVVPLEKLEEETVQWCQEMLEKSPTALRFLKASFNADTDGLAGLQQMGGDATLLYYTTDEAKEGRDAFKEKRKPDFKQFPRFP; encoded by the coding sequence ATGTCAGCAGTAGAATGGATTAATGAACGTCACTATGATGACATCCTTTATCAAACTAATGATGGAATCGCGAAAATTACGATTAACCGCCCAGAGGTACGTAATGCTTTCCGTCCTCATACCGTTAAAGAATTGTTAGATGCGTTTTCTTACGCTCGTGATGATTCTAAAATTGGTGTTATTGTTCTTGCAGGTGCAGGAGACGATGCATTCTGTGCAGGTGGAGACCAAAAAGTTCGCGGTCATGGAGGCTATGTAGGGGACGATGAAGTTCCACGCCTTAACGTTTTAGACTTACAACGTTTAATCCGTGTGATTCCAAAACCGGTTGTTGCCATGGTTTCAGGTTATGCGATTGGTGGAGGCCACGTTCTTCACGTTGTATGTGACCTTACAATTGCAGCTGATAATGCAATCTTTGGACAAACAGGACCAAAAGTCGGCAGCTTCGACGCAGGTTATGGAGCTGGATTATTAGCCCGTATGGTTGGCCATAAGAAAGCTCGTGAAATTTGGTACCTGTGCCGTCAATATTCTGCTAAAGAAGCAGAGGACATGGGCATGGTCAATACCGTTGTTCCATTAGAAAAGCTTGAAGAAGAAACGGTACAATGGTGTCAGGAAATGCTTGAGAAATCACCTACAGCGCTACGCTTCTTGAAAGCGTCCTTTAATGCTGATACAGATGGCCTTGCAGGTCTTCAACAAATGGGTGGCGACGCAACGCTTCTTTATTACACAACAGATGAAGCAAAAGAAGGTCGCGATGCGTTCAAAGAAAAACGCAAGCCAGACTTCAAACAGTTCCCGCGTTTCCCATAA